One genomic window of Trichomycterus rosablanca isolate fTriRos1 chromosome 1, fTriRos1.hap1, whole genome shotgun sequence includes the following:
- the LOC134318813 gene encoding foot protein 1 variant 1-like has product MKLRRKPWMKPWTKLRRKPWTKLRTKPRTKLRRKPWTKLRTKLRRKPWTKLKRKPWTKPRTKPWTKLRTKPRTKLRRKTWTKLRTKFRRKPWTKPWTKLRTKPRTKLRRKPWTKPWTKLRTKPRTKLRRKPWTKLRTKLRRKPWTKPWTKPRTKLRRKPWTKPWTKPRTKLRRKPWTKLRRKPWTKPRTKLWRKPWTKPRTKLRTKPRTM; this is encoded by the coding sequence ATGAAGCTCAGGAGGAAGCCCTGGATGAAGCCCTGGACGAAGCTCAGGAGGAAGCCCTGGACGAAGCTCAGGACGAAGCCCAGGACGAAGCTCAGGAGGAAGCCCTGGACGAAGCTCAGGACGAAGCTCAGGAGGAAGCCCTGGACGAAGCTCAAGAGGAAGCCCTGGACGAAGCCCAGGACGAAGCCCTGGACGAAGCTCAGGACGAAGCCCAGGACGAAGCTCAGGAGGAAGACCTGGACGAAGCTCAGGACGAAGTTTAGGAGGAAGCCCTGGACGAAGCCCTGGACGAAGCTCAGGACGAAGCCCAGGACGAAGCTCAGGAGAAAGCCCTGGACGAAGCCCTGGACAAAGCTCAGGACGAAGCCCAGGACGAAGCTCAGGAGGAAGCCCTGGACAAAGCTCAGGACGAAGCTCAGGAGGAAGCCCTGGACGAAGCCCTGGACGAAGCCCAGGACGAAGCTCAGGAGGAAGCCCTGGACGAAGCCCTGGACGAAGCCCAGGACGAAGCTCAGGAGGAAGCCCTGGACGAAGCTCAGGAGGAAGCCCTGGACGAAGCCCAGGACGAAGCTCTGGAGGAAGCCCTGGACGAAGCCCAGGACGAAGCTCAGGACAAAGCCCAGGACGATGTGA